In one Leptospira yasudae genomic region, the following are encoded:
- the rpsT gene encoding 30S ribosomal protein S20, translating to MANIKSSEKDIRRTKRRNAANSQNRSRLRTQAKKVLKAIKEKDQKAATALFVEYTSLLDKAAKTNLIHSKNADRKKSRMAKRLNAVSAA from the coding sequence TTGGCTAATATCAAGTCTTCAGAAAAGGACATTCGGAGAACAAAACGCAGAAATGCGGCAAATTCCCAGAATCGTTCCAGGCTCAGAACTCAGGCTAAAAAAGTTCTGAAAGCCATCAAAGAAAAAGACCAAAAAGCGGCGACAGCTCTCTTTGTAGAGTACACCTCTCTTTTGGACAAAGCTGCTAAAACAAACCTGATCCATTCTAAAAACGCAGATAGAAAAAAAAGTAGAATGGCAAAACGCCTCAACGCGGTATCTGCAGCTTAA
- a CDS encoding LIC_10450 family protein yields MLKKSEYIVVDSISSVDPNALSLDKMNQKFIDKQGNRFALRFNRNTRRAEFVRITLESPNEAQKHKHVPHPTAAAHHPQRQSVTKPIHPPEVKKLSLQDIMAKTQQQTSVKIPKPNESGPAINEAAVQKSIFQEPAWDPHKAKDTSNLDLGRMDLNIMEHPVPSSSYRDSGDSSLRMEYGSNSSIGDSNMIEKRISELTKIKDRIHSVLNNLQNSKIFEITGDPSENKNIIGNLNREFDIEFFQKLDKIVNYHKELTTYPRSVNYYTAKYESSRKQILQSKSLDSEKLKLVTLWEMQEMMLSLVQKLKKMVLNTLNVLNTKNDNHIKQLPYNQQQMFRDSRTALLYCSEDISSLLISLERWVDTE; encoded by the coding sequence ATGTTGAAAAAATCCGAATACATCGTAGTCGATTCCATTTCCTCCGTCGACCCCAACGCGCTTTCCTTGGATAAGATGAATCAAAAGTTCATCGATAAACAAGGGAATCGTTTCGCTCTTCGATTCAACCGCAACACGAGAAGAGCCGAGTTCGTAAGAATCACATTAGAATCTCCGAATGAAGCTCAAAAGCACAAACATGTTCCGCATCCGACTGCGGCCGCACATCACCCGCAACGCCAATCGGTAACAAAACCGATTCATCCGCCCGAAGTGAAAAAACTTTCGCTTCAGGACATCATGGCAAAGACCCAGCAACAGACTTCGGTGAAAATTCCGAAACCGAACGAATCGGGTCCTGCGATCAACGAAGCCGCGGTTCAGAAAAGCATCTTTCAAGAACCCGCTTGGGATCCGCACAAGGCAAAGGATACTTCCAATTTGGATTTGGGAAGAATGGATCTGAACATCATGGAGCACCCGGTTCCTTCTTCCTCCTACCGTGATTCGGGGGATTCTTCCCTTAGAATGGAATACGGTTCCAATTCCTCGATCGGAGATTCGAACATGATCGAGAAAAGAATTTCCGAACTCACTAAGATCAAGGATCGAATTCATTCCGTTCTCAACAATCTCCAGAACTCCAAGATTTTCGAAATCACGGGAGATCCTTCGGAAAACAAGAACATCATCGGAAACCTCAACCGAGAGTTCGACATCGAGTTTTTTCAAAAGCTCGATAAGATCGTGAACTATCATAAAGAGCTGACCACATATCCTAGATCGGTCAATTATTACACCGCAAAATACGAATCTTCCAGAAAGCAGATTCTTCAGTCCAAAAGTTTGGATAGTGAAAAACTCAAACTCGTTACCCTTTGGGAAATGCAGGAAATGATGCTGAGTCTGGTTCAAAAACTGAAGAAGATGGTCTTGAACACTTTGAACGTTCTCAACACCAAAAACGACAATCACATCAAACAACTTCCTTACAACCAACAGCAGATGTTCCGGGATTCGAGAACCGCTCTTCTCTATTGTTCCGAAGATATATCTTCTTTGCTTATCTCCTTGGAAAGATGGGTCGATACTGAATAG